The following coding sequences are from one Mastomys coucha isolate ucsf_1 unplaced genomic scaffold, UCSF_Mcou_1 pScaffold9, whole genome shotgun sequence window:
- the Lacc1 gene encoding laccase domain-containing protein 1 → MAEAVLIDLSGLQLNSQKNCHETLLNTLDDIHYHHAPKAKFLCIICCSDATKGKGGEYGLCELEAGNGFSRLAGKFETVSNPSLAASLYTIKQKIDEENLSRVKVIVPEHRKLLMKAYVDQLFTKVYEFEFEDLQVPWRDNLLKPSTGINVTSSHELEDIQSEIETYLKGLPVLKGDLTIVTSPLIPDIFLHGFTTRTGGISYIPTLSSLNLFSSSKRRDPKVVVQENVRRLANAAGFNAQKFYPIKTDHANEVWVMGKEEPESYDGIVTNQKGVTLTALGADCIPIVFADPVRKACGVAHSGWKGTLLGVAMATVNAMIAEYGCNVENIIVVLGPSVGSCCFTLPRESAISFHNLHPSCVRQFDSPRPYVDIRKATRILLERGGILPQNIQDQKEDLDLCTSCHPEKFFSHVRDGLNFGTQIGFISLRE, encoded by the exons ATGGCAGAAGCAGTCTTGATTGATCTCTCTGGTTTACAACTGAACTCTCAGAAAAACTGCCATGAGACGTTACTGAACACACTGGATGATATTCACTACCACCATGCTCCCAAGGCCAAGTTCCTTTGCATAATATGTTGCAGTGATGCCACCAAGGGGAAGGGTGGGGAATATGGCCTCTGTGAACTGGAAGCGGGAAATGGCTTTTCACGTCTCGCGGGAAAATTTGAGACTGTTAGCAATCCCAGCCTGGCTGCCTCTTTGTatacaattaaacaaaaaattgaTGAAGAAAATCTGAGCCGTGTTAAGGTGATTGTCCCCGAGCACAGGAAACTGTTAATGAAGGCTTATGTTGACCAACTCTTCACCAAGGTGTATGAGTTTGAGTTTGAAGATTTACAGGTACCTTGGAGGGATAACCTCTTGAAACCATCCACTGGAATAAACGTGACCTCAAGTCACGAACTAGAAGACATCCAGAGTGAAATAGAAACATACTTGAAAGGCCTGCCAGTGCTGAAAGGGGACCTAACTATTGTCACATCTCCTCTGATCCCAG ACATCTTCCTACATGGGTTTACTACACGGACCGGTGGCATATCTTATATACCCACTCTCAGCTCACTCAATCTGTTCAGTAGTTCCAAACGAAGAGATCCCAAAGTAGTTGTTCAAGAAAATGTCCGTAGGTTGGCAAATGCTGCAGGATTTAATGCACAGAAATTTTATCCAATAAAG ACTGATCACGCCAATGAAGTATGGGTTATGGGGAAGGAGGAGCCTGAATCTTATGATGGGATCGTCACAAATCAAAAAGGAGTAACACTCACAGCTCTTGGCGCCGACTGTATACCTATAGTCTTCGCAGATCCTGTGAGAAAAGCATGTGGTGTTGCTCACTCTG GCTGGAAAGGTACTTTGTTGGGTGTAGCTATGGCTACTGTGAATGCTATGATAGCAGAGTATGGCTGTAATGTGGAAAACATTATTGTTGTTCTGGGACCTTCCGTGGGATCTTGCTGCTTTACTCTTCCCAGAGAATCGGCAATCTCATTTCACAATCTTCATCCTTCATGTGTGAGACAGTTTGACTCACCAAGGCCCTATGTTGACATCCGAAAAGCCACCAG GATTCTTCTAGAACGAGGAGGAATTCTTCCACAGAATATTCAAGACCAGAAGGAAGATCTTGACCTCTGCACTTCCTGCCATCCTGAGAAGTTTTTCTCCCATGTCCGCGATGGTCTTAACTTCGGTACACAGATAGGCTTCATATCCCTTAGAGAATGA